From the Triticum urartu cultivar G1812 chromosome 4, Tu2.1, whole genome shotgun sequence genome, the window GGAAGAATCGTACTCTAAGTTTAAAGTAGGAGTAGAGTCTTTACAGGCTCACTTAGAAGGAATAAAGAGAAAAAAAGCAACTGCAAGCGTTCGGGGCTTCTCCTTTTGAGACCGCGAAAGCAAAGCTGGTTACGTCCATTGGGGAAAATTTCCAGTTTCGTGTGGGACTGCTTTTGTCTCTAGATGTCAAATGCCCCTTGACGGGCAAACGAGGCTCTCAAAAAGACGATAGAGGCCATCTTGAAATGCCAAGGAAAGCCCACAGACTCCCTAGCGTCTCTACTTGACCTAAAATGCGATCTCGATGACCCGAAAAACTCGAGACCGCTCTCCGTCCATATTTAGGACGGTTAGGGCGAGTTTTGAAGAAATAAAAATCTTCTGTCGATTTATCCACACTTCCATGACTTCTAGAGGAAAGCTAACTGCTTGCTGGCTGGGAGCTGTATGAGCGGTAACGTCCACGTACGGCTCCGTCAGAAGGTGGACGGAAATGGCCTTGTTGTACCTCACTCCCGTCTTCAATGGGGTGTGCTCTTTTTTTAGGAGAGTATGCCAATATGATCTTAATGAGGTGTGGGGCTTTGCATCTGACATTCGTTGGGATTTCCTCTACGGGAGCCCGCGTCCGGCCTTTTTGTGCAATAAACCCCTCCGGCCCAAGACTAGTGATAGGTGGTCCCACGGAGCTTTCGGAGAAGGGTAGCCTAGTGTGAGCACAACAATGAACCGCGGCGAACCCTTAGACGACCCTTCTAAGATAAGGGGGGAGATCCTCAGTAGTGGTGACCCTTTGACTCTTCCACTGACTTATATATGTACCGAATGCTCATATGGGAAAGTGAACTCCTGGGTATGGAACCTGGGGGGTTGCTCCAAGAAAAAATCCTTCTTTCTCGTCCACTCTAGGGGGTGCGGACACACCTGCGCAGATTACAGGTGACGGTTACAAGAATGGCGGGGAAGTGAAGAGTACCCGACGACATTCAGCGATGAATGTAGACCCATCGGGCGGGGATAATCATTCCGGTCCTGGGAGAGGTGGCGACACCAGTCTGAGCTGAGGGAAGCCAGGCAATTGAGTCACTGAAACAACCGCAGGAGGCGCACCCTAAGCCCAGCTTCTCGGAGCTGCTATTGCGAAATACGGCTTCCCTAATATCCAAATTTCAACAAGGGGGCTGGGCTGCCCGCCTTCATAGAAAGGCGACCGAGCCTAGATTAGATGTTCGCCGTTTTATAGAATAGAAAGAGAAGGtaaaggggggggggtttggAGATTCTTGAAAGAATGCATGGCTTCCTCCTATTCCGCTTCAACAGAAGCCCTTAAAATCCTGCTGCTATGGCAGCAAGGGTTATCCATTTCATAGGCGAGGGTGGGGGAGAAGCAAGCCGAACCTCTGATCGACCCGGACACGTAAAAAATTCTCGGCGCCGAGAGAAAGACGAGATTCAGTAAGTAATTCAGTGAGTGCTTTCTTTTATAAGAAGAGCGTCGGCTTGGAAGGAGAAAATGAAATACGAACAACCACGCTGGTTGTAATAGATTGACTTGAATGTGTCTTCTTGCTCCAGCATTCAAGTTCCATTTCAAGGGAGGATGACGTACCATGATACTTTCTGTTTTGTCGAGCCCTACTTTGGTATCTGGTTTGATGGTTGTACGTGCTAAAAATCCGGTACATTCCGTTTTGTTTCCCATCCTAGTCTTTTGCGACActtctagtttacttattttgtTAGGTCTCGACTTCTCCGCTATGATCTCCCCAGTAGTTCAGATAGGATCTATTGCCATTTCATTCCTATTCATGGTTATGATGTTCAATATTCAAATATCGGAGATTCACGAAGAAGTATTGCGCTATTTACCAGTGAGTGGTATTATTCGATTGATCTTTTGGTGGGAAATGTTCTTCATTTTAGATAATGAAACCATTCCATTACTACCAACCCACAAAAATATGACCTCTCAGAGATATACGGTTTATGCCGGAAAGGTACGAAGTTGGACTAATTTGGAAACATTGGGCAATTTGCTTTATACCTACTATTCCGTCTGGTTTTTGGTTTCTAGTCTGATTTTATTAGTAGCTATGATTGGGGCTATAGTACTTAGTATGCATAGGACTACAAAGGTGAAAAGACAGGATGTACTCTGACGAAATGCCTTGGATTCTAGGAGGAATATAATGAACAGGACTATTTCTCCTTTTGGCCATAGCCATAGAAGAAGCTTCTCCTCCAAAGCGGAGGGAGGGGAATCTCAGGATTCCTATGACCCTCCTTATATCGCATTTTTAAGAACTCATTTAGGGTTTTTCCTGGGTTTGGTACCAAATCTAGATAAACTCCTTTCAGTTCATAAACCTGAGGAAATTCTATTTCTGGCTTTTCACTTCCCGTGGGATGCCAACATGTTTAAATTGCCCCTAAAGAATATCAAAAATATGATTAAAGAAGCAATGGCTAAggaggaaaaaaacagaaacaagCCTCCGGTGGAAGGTTGTGAAGATCGTCGTATGACTGCGGAAGAAAGTCAAAAATTGCTAGAAGCATTTCATTTCCTATGGGATAAAAAAAGATTTGGAACTATTCAGTGGTGTAGGTATCCATCTTAGCAAATAGAGATACCGAGGCCCACCAACCTACTACTTGTTGGTTTGGTGGGGAAAGAGGAGTGGATATGATGGCTTCTTTCACTTTTTTAGGCTAGTTTACATCATTCCACATGATGATTTGGTTGATAGAGTTATATCGATATATCGAAATAAGTACTCCTTTTGTAATATACTTTCGCAGAGTGAATACGCGCTCAATGATGAACCTTCAAAAATGCATTATGCCG encodes:
- the LOC125553844 gene encoding NADH-ubiquinone oxidoreductase chain 6 gives rise to the protein MILSVLSSPTLVSGLMVVRAKNPVHSVLFPILVFCDTSSLLILLGLDFSAMISPVVQIGSIAISFLFMVMMFNIQISEIHEEVLRYLPVSGIIRLIFWWEMFFILDNETIPLLPTHKNMTSQRYTVYAGKVRSWTNLETLGNLLYTYYSVWFLVSSLILLVAMIGAIVLSMHRTTKVKRQDVL